A genomic segment from Saprospiraceae bacterium encodes:
- a CDS encoding L-2-amino-thiazoline-4-carboxylic acid hydrolase, with amino-acid sequence MINTWVGKNLIKAFHKRVSINSNADGFVANIITDKQETFGFGYGIDIIECGICKLFKKHNYSKYASILCEVDEITSGLAGLQLIRTGTIASGAKKCDFRFKLENNDNHI; translated from the coding sequence ATGATAAATACATGGGTGGGAAAGAATTTGATAAAAGCATTTCATAAAAGAGTAAGTATAAACTCAAATGCAGACGGTTTTGTAGCCAACATTATAACAGACAAACAAGAAACATTTGGATTTGGCTATGGTATTGATATTATTGAATGTGGTATTTGCAAGTTGTTTAAGAAGCATAATTATTCCAAATATGCTTCAATACTTTGCGAAGTGGACGAAATCACTTCAGGACTTGCTGGACTTCAATTGATTAGAACAGGGACAATTGCAAGCGGAGCGAAGAAATGTGATTTTCGTTTTAAACTTGAAAACAATGATAACCATATTTGA
- a CDS encoding DUF4386 domain-containing protein — protein MKSNKSIGRLAGIVFIINLVPYVIAHMVILDNLLFSENFLQNIRDNRFKVGLSVILEFTSITAMIVFAILLFPVLRKYGNRLSFTYLGLRFVEFGIIIYSIITLMTIAEISNDVLNYNLEQQMFFHLIAESKFTEWQWAGIIYMLIYVLHCVIFFYLLFKSKLVPRLISIFGFIGILLAFLNLISHLFKLSFGGFYLFAPMGLIELILAIWLIIYGLRDEIIK, from the coding sequence ATGAAGTCAAATAAATCAATAGGAAGATTAGCAGGAATAGTTTTTATTATTAATCTAGTTCCATATGTAATTGCTCATATGGTTATCCTTGACAATCTATTATTTTCAGAAAACTTCTTGCAAAATATTAGAGACAATCGCTTTAAAGTAGGCTTGTCAGTCATATTGGAGTTTACAAGCATAACCGCAATGATTGTATTTGCTATTCTGCTTTTCCCCGTTCTGAGAAAGTATGGAAATCGGCTCTCATTTACTTATTTGGGTTTACGATTTGTTGAATTTGGAATTATAATTTACAGCATCATAACATTGATGACAATTGCAGAGATAAGCAATGATGTTTTGAACTATAATCTCGAACAGCAAATGTTTTTTCACTTAATTGCTGAATCCAAGTTTACGGAATGGCAATGGGCGGGAATAATATATATGCTGATATATGTTTTACACTGTGTAATATTTTTCTACCTCTTGTTCAAATCAAAATTGGTTCCCAGACTAATATCAATCTTCGGGTTTATAGGAATACTTCTTGCATTTTTAAATCTGATTAGCCACCTTTTTAAATTAAGCTTTGGAGGATTTTATCTATTTGCACCAATGGGGTTAATCGAATTAATCCTTGCCATTTGGTTGATTATTTATGGACTGAGGGATGAAATAATAAAGTAA
- a CDS encoding serine hydrolase domain-containing protein yields MKKALNTKKFFLIIQLCLISISISAQSVELINLIKEETRSLPTGTELSIGVLENGTWTRMGYQLIGNEFAKIKNDDKIFEIGSITKTFTASLILKLVNEGKINLSDPIQKYLPVQMAQDSFQHKTITVQYLITHTSGLSSGPSSFMLPYLKAMIFTPKNPNRNFKVKQYYRYLKKFELDYVPGQNWEYNNACYGLLGEFVSSINGMPWEESIQQNIFTPLGMRNSYFTIDKENKDSFVVGITAKGKKSKPWEMKFINPAGAIKSTLNDMISYTSAQLEASSQNFGFFESTHDPLDFQIKMPVDKLWKGNAMGLGWWHNLEDAQNTFIWHGGASGGYTSFVGFSKSKEKAVVILSNISSSNPSARAENRIPIPILLGQKILRL; encoded by the coding sequence ATGAAAAAAGCACTCAATACCAAAAAGTTTTTTTTAATAATACAGTTGTGCCTAATTAGCATATCCATTTCTGCGCAATCTGTGGAGTTAATTAACTTAATCAAAGAAGAAACTCGAAGCCTACCTACCGGAACAGAGTTGAGCATCGGAGTATTGGAGAACGGAACTTGGACTAGAATGGGCTATCAGTTGATAGGCAATGAATTTGCAAAAATAAAAAATGACGATAAAATTTTTGAAATTGGATCGATAACCAAAACCTTTACAGCTTCCCTGATATTGAAATTAGTTAATGAGGGAAAGATAAACTTGTCAGACCCTATACAAAAATATTTACCTGTTCAAATGGCACAGGACAGTTTTCAGCATAAAACAATAACCGTTCAATATTTAATTACCCATACATCAGGATTGTCCTCCGGTCCATCCAGTTTTATGCTGCCCTATTTGAAAGCAATGATTTTTACACCTAAAAATCCTAATCGAAATTTCAAGGTCAAGCAGTATTATCGATATTTAAAAAAATTCGAACTTGATTATGTACCTGGACAAAATTGGGAATATAACAACGCATGTTATGGTCTGTTAGGAGAGTTTGTCAGTAGTATTAATGGAATGCCTTGGGAAGAATCAATTCAGCAAAATATTTTCACGCCATTAGGCATGCGAAACAGCTATTTTACTATTGACAAGGAAAATAAAGACTCCTTTGTTGTTGGAATCACAGCAAAAGGGAAAAAATCTAAACCTTGGGAAATGAAATTTATTAATCCGGCAGGTGCAATAAAATCTACATTAAATGACATGATAAGTTACACATCAGCTCAATTAGAGGCATCATCCCAAAACTTTGGTTTTTTCGAATCAACCCATGATCCTTTGGATTTTCAAATAAAAATGCCCGTAGATAAGCTTTGGAAAGGAAATGCAATGGGGCTTGGGTGGTGGCACAATCTTGAAGATGCTCAAAATACATTCATTTGGCATGGAGGGGCATCGGGAGGATATACCTCATTTGTTGGTTTCTCAAAATCAAAAGAGAAAGCTGTAGTAATCCTTTCAAATATTAGTAGTTCAAACCCCTCTGCTCGGGCAGAAAACCGTATTCCTATTCCTATATTGCTAGGACAGAAGATATTGAGACTTTAA
- a CDS encoding YiiX family permuted papain-like enzyme has protein sequence MKRLLIILGMFVFGCNSNNNEPVKIESPTNVNENELAKINPAPKEEENEISPKKEFQTGDLIFHTSTSDQSLAIQLASNSKYSHVGIIYQEGGDTLVLEAIQPVQITPIKTFIDRGEHKAYVVKRLKTSEETLTPEGILKMKEIGKKYLGKNYDKRFEWSDDKIYCSELVWKIYKQAFDIKIGELEQIKDFDLSDPIVKAKAKERYGNNIPLEELIITPDRMFQSDKLVTVLEK, from the coding sequence ATGAAGAGGTTATTAATCATTTTAGGAATGTTCGTCTTTGGATGTAATTCAAATAATAATGAACCTGTTAAAATTGAATCGCCGACGAATGTGAACGAGAATGAACTTGCTAAAATAAATCCCGCGCCAAAAGAAGAAGAGAATGAAATTTCACCAAAGAAAGAATTTCAAACTGGAGATTTAATATTTCATACCTCAACGTCAGATCAAAGTCTTGCAATTCAACTTGCGTCTAATTCAAAGTATTCACACGTGGGAATAATTTATCAAGAAGGAGGGGACACCTTAGTACTTGAAGCTATACAACCTGTTCAAATAACACCAATTAAGACATTTATAGACAGAGGAGAGCATAAAGCCTATGTTGTCAAAAGGCTAAAAACAAGCGAAGAAACTTTGACACCGGAAGGCATTTTAAAAATGAAAGAAATCGGAAAAAAATATTTAGGCAAAAACTATGATAAGCGGTTCGAGTGGTCAGATGATAAGATTTATTGCAGCGAGTTAGTTTGGAAAATATACAAACAAGCGTTTGATATAAAAATTGGAGAATTAGAGCAAATAAAGGATTTTGATTTATCAGATCCAATAGTTAAGGCTAAAGCTAAGGAAAGATATGGAAATAACATTCCACTGGAAGAATTGATTATTACACCTGATAGAATGTTTCAATCAGATAAATTGGTAACCGTTTTAGAAAAATAA
- a CDS encoding DUF1905 domain-containing protein, producing MPNPIIDKDFLVEKRISKSGFKFSNWTYVVINGFPSDISKEKGGTVKVKGFIDSYELKQYKLLPMQGNRMLLPLKSSIRKKIKKEAGEHVHVMLYLDNSALEIPEELLICLADSNLAYDFFMNLSESNQKYYVDWILESKSVDTKVARIVKTIQRLEHGQKFYDWRL from the coding sequence ATGCCTAATCCAATAATTGATAAAGACTTCCTTGTGGAGAAAAGAATTTCTAAAAGCGGTTTTAAGTTCAGTAATTGGACATATGTTGTCATTAACGGTTTCCCTTCGGATATCTCAAAAGAAAAAGGAGGCACAGTAAAAGTGAAAGGTTTCATAGATAGCTACGAACTCAAGCAATATAAGCTGCTGCCCATGCAAGGTAATAGGATGCTATTGCCTCTTAAGTCAAGTATCAGAAAAAAGATAAAGAAAGAAGCAGGAGAGCATGTACATGTGATGCTGTACTTGGATAACTCAGCTCTGGAAATTCCCGAAGAGCTGTTAATATGCCTGGCTGATTCCAATTTGGCGTATGACTTTTTTATGAATTTGTCCGAAAGCAATCAGAAATACTATGTAGATTGGATCCTGGAGTCGAAGTCTGTTGATACTAAAGTCGCAAGGATAGTCAAGACTATTCAGCGATTAGAACATGGTCAGAAGTTTTATGATTGGCGTTTGTGA
- a CDS encoding SH3 domain-containing protein: MKIFLALICLPFVLWSCQSETSQSQEPGQTTTETTEMGPTQFVVNIDRLRMRDTPGEEGTVIKELEKGTILYDQGEVSDFTTRIKLRGITFDEPWLKVIAPDQTVGWIYAGAIHLGTSPDSKLAKLLREKRLVTLFGPDGAAQLTAYRNHFHQANEAKALLDAYREGRQFRDQFVDLLEEKISVGETEETQPDLFWLEEAMPGFIPQLVAEGTVYYLFEDYRQWIKKAKETDNPLDDQFVELKIKAFPTDSIEYFFAAWQIQTWDYGGSSLLGRGIHLAILKAAEALIQSGHYMDSEIRQVKTQIVDDILQPTNSFWESKEKVIAEMDNMLQANLTIIDKKDKIALEARRQQFDAPESHQIEMNVRAGN, translated from the coding sequence ATGAAAATTTTTTTGGCATTAATATGTTTACCATTTGTACTGTGGTCTTGTCAATCTGAAACCAGTCAATCTCAGGAACCAGGTCAAACGACAACCGAAACAACCGAAATGGGCCCAACCCAATTTGTGGTGAATATTGATCGCCTGCGGATGAGAGATACGCCAGGCGAAGAGGGAACGGTGATTAAGGAACTAGAAAAAGGCACCATTTTATATGACCAGGGTGAAGTCAGTGATTTTACGACCCGCATTAAATTGCGAGGTATTACTTTTGACGAACCTTGGCTCAAAGTAATTGCACCAGATCAAACGGTGGGATGGATTTATGCGGGAGCCATCCATTTGGGGACAAGTCCGGACTCCAAACTGGCCAAACTGCTCAGAGAAAAACGTTTGGTCACTTTGTTTGGGCCCGATGGCGCTGCCCAGCTGACGGCTTATCGAAACCATTTCCACCAGGCCAATGAGGCCAAAGCCCTATTGGATGCCTACCGGGAAGGTCGACAGTTTCGAGATCAATTTGTAGATTTGTTGGAAGAAAAGATTTCGGTGGGTGAAACAGAGGAGACCCAACCTGACTTGTTTTGGTTGGAGGAGGCTATGCCGGGCTTTATTCCCCAATTGGTAGCAGAAGGAACGGTTTACTATCTTTTCGAAGATTACCGCCAGTGGATTAAAAAAGCGAAAGAGACAGACAACCCTCTCGACGATCAATTTGTTGAACTTAAGATCAAGGCTTTTCCAACGGACAGCATTGAATATTTTTTTGCCGCCTGGCAAATTCAAACCTGGGATTATGGCGGTAGCAGCTTGCTGGGGCGGGGGATTCATCTTGCGATTCTAAAAGCGGCAGAGGCCCTGATTCAAAGCGGCCACTATATGGACAGCGAAATCAGACAGGTGAAAACGCAGATTGTGGACGATATTTTGCAACCTACCAATAGCTTTTGGGAGTCAAAAGAGAAGGTAATTGCTGAAATGGATAATATGCTACAAGCTAATTTGACAATAATAGATAAAAAGGATAAAATAGCGCTGGAAGCACGGCGCCAACAGTTTGATGCCCCTGAATCCCATCAGATAGAAATGAATGTACGTGCAGGTAATTAA
- a CDS encoding T9SS type A sorting domain-containing protein: MQYSVATSLMLENRKIEIGSGKSDASESLKTFHFPNAIFPFQFSSLRRMINSLNGRNSLQIALLGLLFFQFQGAVQGQTPNLSNPSACRLGLPITDNNCPDGEVFYQPNTFNINVANAPGSTLGIDVYLKEVHLLINHTWDNDLDITLVSPSGIKVLLSADNGGGDDNFGDTTGVDCSLHTVFTLGACRSISEGNAPFLDNPYAPEQDFYLFNDSLTNPNGTWQLQICDDAVNDDGTLEYINLVFEPISCLPVLSEAVLNIDTTAVTLGWVPGFCGTTIVEYGPVGFTPGQDSIPGAGGQVAFASCSPFILRGLQENTAYDIYLRRYCSETGGFSLNTCGVSALTSCQPPPISIIETFDEQLNCQEDCGTTCELTGLWRNAVSGDFDWIVGEGGTPTQGTGPLDDEPGGGKYVYLEATGSVCAPGAEAHLLSGCILLDKQGTDTCHVSFNYHMRGIDIGSLRLEISINGGFNWRSIWEKSGQQGTDWQKVYLSLADYSDGALLQFRFVGVKGSGSKGDIALDNIVFYGSQYLGYPDKQYFVDADDDGYGTPGFYVLSCSQNPPPNFVDNDQDCDDTDELINPGAAEIACDGKDNNCNGIDDDANLPPPEVVGDTICSGEVAQLSAIPKYGGFIFWYETSDGPEVVSVGDDFVPDLPENNSPVPVVHTFYAEEFAIQESGDCKSVTRAPVQVLVNPKPSLQIPEAPGICPGDSIDLASLNIEDANFTGATFSFHTDFPVNPGNILSNTSVSPLSTTFYYLQAINTFACSDEDSIAVIAQTGPSLSFSPADSFSICREGSTSVSVQANGGESPYSYFWSTGSNRSNLTVKAAFLPGTLDAYYLTVTDAEGCFSIDSVLVTTINSIDSVRVIVNNVTTCSGSDGEILMVPLSGQAPFTFSWTGSTGISGSQADVADTMRLTGLDQGAYRITITDSSPEACGFILRNVLVQGPAAVVNDIDVEAVSCYGQNDGGICLEVTGTAPSYLWSTGDTTLCVQGLAGGLYSVTITDDPCQTILTDILVFEPDSLVIKPSLTIPSCHDATDGAVEVAFFGGQAPYSLSWFNGQSRLRLPDLGEGAYALTLTDGNNCTETDTLLLFAPDSLQVQVDSFADMSCKGIPDGFIRVSGLGGTAPYTYVWNTGSKSSAIANLMAGTYTVTISDFNGCAVTQSFQVIEPESLSVFIVDTQQPLCSGDNTGSITVGAIGGTGPYTFSWAHGPEGALLSELEIGTYTLIARDAKGCESLPFTTELLPQITLNLGLNIVAPLCVGPETGSILLTPIGVGPFRFQWERGDTTALLANAGVGVYPVNIRDGQGCNYDTVFNIGAPQVFNLDVDESQPSCFGVADGGFDVLVLAGGTGILAVNWSDGATGTEREGLGPGNYSFVLSDAIGCRFASDTLTLVDPPKLRVIQESISAIACTGGASGSIETSIVGGTPPYQINWVGTNVISDDIFDLTAGNYRLRVSDANSCPIDTVFRITEPSPLTLDLVLLQGGGCDPTNAADTVVALVQGGTKPYRYSWSTGDTLGIIYDAPSGDYAFTVVDAAGCEISGPSIKVRERTPPLVLQKFIVEGPKCYGDNAVKATVKIAGGSGLFRYHFRPTLILNNVASDSVTVTTLPINNSYSVTVTDLKTGCQVSTGSGGVSVPPPLLLSIDKVEEVNCAAGFDGGIKVSVQGGIAPYTYSWRDSTGVEVSTLQDLANVKGGRYTLYLADANQCMDTLMEEIPEVNAVIRIENSTIDPVSCKGDSDGGISINLSGGERPFQYKWNTGQTVEDLSNIPAGQYSLTVTDADTCKAIFDGFVVPEPVFDIVLADSVRQLQCFGDQNAFIGAAVSGGQPPYSYRWLKAGNVMEGQIDSILNNIGKGSYRLEVKDAGTCVRTFDFEIIEPARLNVGLSFTAPMPPNYDDGKAEARPEGGTPDYSYLWSTGATTSIITDLVPATYTVTVTDANHCTREVSILINDAPWPSWVQHLEIYPNPSKGWLFIDYTLEKALPLDIQCFNSMGQLMSTFHVAPSRGQTLQQDWSVLPAGVYWIAISSERERILLKKWVINP, from the coding sequence ATGCAGTATTCAGTGGCTACCAGTCTAATGCTGGAAAATCGGAAGATCGAAATCGGAAGTGGGAAAAGCGATGCCTCGGAATCTTTGAAAACCTTTCACTTTCCGAACGCCATCTTCCCGTTTCAGTTTAGCTCCCTTAGACGAATGATCAACTCATTGAATGGTAGAAATAGCCTACAAATTGCGCTACTTGGTCTTCTTTTTTTTCAATTTCAGGGTGCTGTGCAGGGCCAAACGCCCAACCTGAGCAACCCCTCGGCCTGTCGGCTAGGTTTGCCCATTACGGATAATAATTGCCCGGATGGAGAGGTCTTTTATCAACCCAATACTTTTAATATCAATGTAGCGAACGCGCCTGGATCCACCCTGGGGATCGATGTTTACCTCAAAGAGGTACACCTGTTAATCAATCATACGTGGGACAATGATTTGGATATAACACTGGTGTCTCCTTCGGGGATTAAAGTCTTATTGAGTGCGGATAATGGGGGTGGAGATGATAATTTTGGTGATACCACAGGGGTTGATTGTTCCTTGCATACCGTTTTTACCTTGGGTGCCTGCCGCTCTATTTCGGAAGGGAATGCCCCTTTTCTGGATAATCCCTATGCACCAGAACAAGACTTCTACCTATTTAACGATAGTTTGACCAATCCGAATGGTACATGGCAACTTCAAATTTGTGATGATGCAGTAAATGATGATGGTACCCTCGAATATATCAACCTGGTCTTTGAACCTATCAGTTGTTTGCCCGTTTTATCAGAAGCTGTGCTCAATATTGATACCACGGCCGTTACCTTGGGCTGGGTACCTGGTTTTTGTGGAACGACGATTGTTGAGTATGGACCTGTCGGCTTTACACCCGGACAAGACTCCATTCCAGGAGCGGGCGGTCAGGTGGCTTTTGCTTCCTGTAGTCCTTTTATCCTCCGTGGGTTGCAGGAGAATACAGCATATGATATTTACCTCCGAAGATATTGCAGCGAGACAGGTGGGTTTTCGCTAAATACCTGTGGTGTTTCGGCTCTTACCAGCTGCCAACCTCCACCAATTAGTATTATTGAAACCTTTGATGAACAATTAAATTGTCAGGAAGATTGTGGTACAACTTGTGAGCTAACAGGTTTATGGCGAAATGCGGTGTCGGGCGATTTCGATTGGATAGTAGGCGAAGGGGGAACCCCAACCCAAGGTACCGGACCATTGGACGATGAGCCAGGTGGTGGGAAGTATGTGTATTTAGAAGCGACGGGTTCGGTTTGTGCCCCTGGTGCAGAGGCCCATTTATTGTCGGGCTGTATTCTCCTGGATAAACAAGGAACGGATACTTGCCATGTTTCTTTTAACTACCACATGAGAGGGATCGATATTGGGAGTTTGCGGCTGGAAATTTCAATAAATGGTGGATTTAATTGGAGAAGTATCTGGGAAAAAAGTGGCCAACAAGGGACCGACTGGCAAAAGGTTTATTTAAGCTTAGCGGACTATTCGGATGGTGCCTTACTGCAATTCCGGTTTGTGGGGGTAAAAGGCAGCGGCTCAAAGGGCGATATTGCTTTGGATAACATTGTTTTTTATGGTTCACAGTACCTGGGGTATCCCGATAAACAATATTTTGTAGATGCAGATGATGATGGCTATGGAACACCGGGATTTTATGTACTCAGCTGCAGCCAAAACCCTCCACCTAATTTTGTTGATAATGACCAGGATTGTGACGATACAGATGAGTTGATCAATCCTGGTGCCGCCGAGATCGCCTGTGATGGAAAAGACAATAACTGCAATGGTATCGATGATGATGCCAATCTTCCCCCTCCTGAAGTGGTTGGAGATACCATTTGTTCAGGAGAAGTGGCACAACTTTCGGCCATTCCCAAATATGGCGGATTTATTTTTTGGTATGAGACAAGTGATGGGCCGGAGGTCGTCTCGGTAGGTGATGATTTCGTACCAGATTTGCCTGAAAACAATAGCCCCGTTCCGGTTGTCCATACCTTTTATGCCGAAGAATTTGCCATACAAGAATCAGGGGATTGCAAATCCGTCACACGGGCACCAGTGCAGGTGCTGGTCAACCCCAAGCCCAGCCTCCAAATCCCGGAGGCACCAGGGATTTGCCCTGGCGATTCGATTGATTTGGCTAGTTTGAACATTGAAGATGCTAATTTTACGGGTGCAACTTTTTCTTTTCATACTGATTTCCCTGTAAATCCAGGGAATATTTTAAGTAATACGAGTGTCAGTCCCTTAAGTACCACCTTTTACTATTTACAGGCCATTAATACCTTTGCTTGTAGCGATGAAGATAGTATTGCCGTTATCGCTCAAACCGGTCCTTCCTTAAGCTTTAGCCCTGCCGATTCCTTTTCTATTTGTCGGGAAGGAAGCACTTCGGTAAGTGTACAGGCGAATGGAGGCGAATCGCCTTATTCCTACTTTTGGAGTACTGGGAGCAACCGTTCTAATTTAACTGTAAAAGCAGCTTTTTTACCCGGGACCTTGGATGCCTATTATCTGACCGTAACAGATGCAGAAGGCTGTTTTTCCATTGATAGTGTACTAGTGACCACCATCAATAGCATAGATTCGGTTCGGGTGATTGTCAATAATGTGACCACCTGTAGTGGTTCAGATGGTGAAATATTGATGGTGCCATTGAGTGGGCAGGCCCCTTTTACTTTCAGTTGGACAGGTAGTACGGGGATTTCGGGAAGCCAGGCAGATGTGGCAGACACCATGCGCCTGACGGGACTGGATCAAGGCGCATATCGCATAACGATTACGGACAGTTCTCCCGAAGCTTGTGGATTTATTTTGAGAAATGTGTTAGTGCAAGGACCTGCTGCCGTGGTGAATGATATTGATGTGGAAGCGGTCTCCTGTTATGGTCAAAACGATGGGGGAATATGCCTGGAAGTAACGGGAACAGCTCCTTCCTATTTGTGGAGTACAGGAGATACAACCCTTTGTGTGCAGGGCCTCGCTGGAGGTTTGTATTCGGTGACCATCACAGATGATCCCTGTCAGACCATTTTAACGGATATTTTGGTCTTTGAACCAGATTCTCTGGTGATAAAGCCTAGCCTGACTATTCCCAGCTGTCACGATGCCACGGACGGAGCAGTTGAAGTCGCCTTTTTTGGAGGACAAGCCCCCTACAGTCTTTCCTGGTTTAATGGCCAATCAAGGCTTCGCTTGCCTGATTTGGGGGAGGGTGCTTATGCCCTCACTTTGACGGATGGTAATAATTGTACAGAAACGGATACGCTCCTTTTATTTGCACCAGATAGTCTTCAGGTTCAGGTTGATTCTTTTGCAGATATGAGTTGTAAGGGGATTCCCGATGGATTCATAAGGGTTTCGGGACTGGGCGGAACGGCACCTTATACCTATGTATGGAATACCGGTAGCAAATCTTCAGCTATTGCCAATTTGATGGCGGGAACCTATACGGTCACGATTTCAGATTTTAATGGTTGTGCGGTTACTCAAAGTTTTCAAGTGATTGAACCTGAAAGCCTAAGCGTTTTTATTGTCGATACCCAACAGCCGCTTTGCTCCGGAGATAATACGGGTAGTATAACCGTTGGCGCTATTGGAGGGACTGGGCCTTATACCTTTTCCTGGGCGCATGGACCAGAAGGGGCATTGCTGTCGGAACTGGAAATTGGGACTTACACCCTAATCGCCAGGGATGCTAAAGGATGCGAAAGTTTACCCTTTACCACCGAACTTTTACCACAAATAACCTTGAACCTTGGTCTAAATATCGTGGCACCACTCTGTGTAGGGCCCGAAACCGGAAGTATCCTGCTTACACCTATTGGGGTGGGGCCCTTTCGTTTTCAATGGGAGCGCGGAGACACCACGGCGCTTTTGGCGAATGCGGGGGTTGGCGTTTATCCTGTGAATATCAGAGATGGCCAAGGATGCAATTATGATACGGTTTTTAATATAGGAGCACCTCAGGTTTTTAACCTGGATGTTGATGAAAGCCAGCCATCCTGTTTTGGGGTAGCAGATGGTGGTTTTGATGTATTGGTATTGGCAGGAGGGACCGGTATACTTGCGGTTAATTGGAGTGACGGGGCGACAGGGACGGAACGAGAAGGCCTGGGTCCCGGGAACTATTCCTTTGTTTTAAGTGATGCAATAGGTTGCCGTTTTGCCTCCGATACACTGACCCTGGTTGATCCGCCCAAGTTGCGGGTAATTCAAGAGTCGATTAGCGCTATAGCTTGTACTGGCGGGGCGTCGGGTTCTATTGAGACGAGTATCGTTGGAGGTACTCCCCCTTACCAGATCAATTGGGTAGGTACGAATGTTATCTCAGATGATATTTTTGATTTGACTGCTGGGAATTATCGCTTAAGGGTTTCGGATGCCAATAGTTGTCCAATAGATACTGTTTTTAGAATAACAGAGCCATCTCCTTTAACATTAGACCTGGTTTTACTACAGGGTGGAGGCTGCGACCCTACCAATGCAGCCGATACCGTCGTGGCCCTGGTGCAAGGAGGCACCAAGCCTTATCGGTATTCCTGGAGCACGGGCGACACCTTAGGGATTATTTATGATGCCCCTTCAGGAGATTATGCCTTTACGGTGGTGGATGCGGCAGGGTGTGAAATAAGTGGCCCTTCCATCAAAGTAAGGGAACGGACGCCACCCTTGGTCTTACAAAAGTTTATTGTAGAGGGCCCCAAATGTTATGGCGACAATGCCGTTAAAGCAACCGTAAAAATAGCGGGTGGTTCTGGCTTGTTCCGGTATCATTTTCGGCCTACCTTGATTTTAAATAATGTAGCAAGTGATAGTGTAACAGTGACGACCTTGCCTATTAATAATAGTTATAGTGTAACGGTTACAGATTTAAAAACCGGATGTCAGGTATCAACCGGATCAGGCGGTGTAAGTGTTCCGCCGCCGTTGTTACTTAGTATTGATAAAGTGGAAGAGGTAAATTGTGCCGCTGGTTTTGATGGTGGAATTAAAGTCTCGGTTCAGGGCGGTATTGCTCCTTACACCTATTCCTGGAGAGATTCGACTGGGGTAGAAGTTTCTACCTTGCAAGACCTGGCTAACGTGAAGGGGGGAAGGTATACGCTCTATCTGGCGGATGCAAATCAATGTATGGATACGCTGATGGAGGAAATCCCCGAAGTTAATGCGGTTATCCGTATCGAAAACAGTACGATTGATCCGGTTTCCTGCAAAGGAGATTCAGATGGTGGCATTTCCATTAACCTTTCGGGCGGAGAACGCCCCTTTCAGTATAAGTGGAACACCGGACAAACGGTGGAAGACCTTTCAAATATTCCGGCTGGTCAGTATAGCCTCACCGTGACGGACGCAGATACCTGTAAGGCCATTTTTGATGGTTTTGTGGTACCTGAGCCCGTCTTCGATATTGTATTAGCGGATTCTGTCCGTCAGCTTCAATGTTTTGGAGACCAAAATGCCTTTATTGGAGCCGCAGTCAGCGGTGGGCAGCCCCCCTATAGCTACCGTTGGCTCAAAGCGGGCAATGTTATGGAAGGACAAATTGATTCAATTTTAAATAACATAGGAAAAGGTTCGTATAGACTTGAGGTGAAAGATGCCGGAACTTGTGTCAGGACGTTTGATTTTGAGATCATAGAACCGGCTCGGCTAAATGTTGGGCTCAGTTTTACTGCTCCGATGCCGCCAAACTATGATGATGGGAAGGCCGAAGCTCGGCCAGAAGGGGGGACTCCCGACTATAGTTACCTTTGGAGTACTGGCGCCACAACGTCCATTATTACAGATTTAGTGCCGGCGACCTATACGGTTACCGTCACCGATGCCAATCATTGCACAAGGGAAGTGAGCATTTTAATCAATGATGCCCCTTGGCCAAGCTGGGTCCAGCATCTGGAAATTTATCCCAATCCAAGCAAGGGTTGGCTCTTTATTGATTACACCCTAGAAAAAGCATTACCACTTGATATCCAGTGTTTTAATAGTATGGGCCAATTGATGAGCACCTTTCATGTTGCACCTAGCCGTGGTCAGACCTTACAACAAGATTGGTCTGTGCTTCCGGCCGGTGTTTACTGGATCGCTATTTCTTCTGAAAGGGAGCGAATTTTGCTGAAGAAATGGGTTATAAATCCCTAG